The Chrysemys picta bellii isolate R12L10 chromosome 12, ASM1138683v2, whole genome shotgun sequence genome has a segment encoding these proteins:
- the LOC122172136 gene encoding zinc finger protein 883-like isoform X6, with product MVSRYRSRHSTHTVSCRSFLPSGAERGSEAKEGNHHEKVPGEVAPQRTFVGRTEENFSQCWEQGEAWGNWHWSERLVGNPPRKKADESVNGGGGDEDPTVQQTNPKQETPCHCLQCGKGFIVRSQLVTHQTIHTGKKLLQCLDIGESFNNCSDLNNHGRSHTGEKPIQCLECGKCFRSMSALYSHKKSHTGERSHKCLDCGKSFKRRSHLLRHQVIHTRERPHKCLDCGKSFKRRTDLVKHQAIHTGERPHKCLDCGKSFIGRSKLVKHQAIHTGERPHNCFDCGKKFIMRSALVKHLAVHLGQRPHKCLDCGKCFTWRSSLATHQAIHTGERPHKCLECGKSFIHRSKLVKHQAIHTGKRPYKCSECGKSFTCRLTFVYHQAIHTGERPHKCLNCGKSFIRRSEFVYHQAIHTGERLHKCLVCGKSFTRSLNFVNHQTIHTGERPHKCLDCGKSFLYRSNLVTHLAMHTGERPHRCLHCGKSFKRKSDLVKHQAVHTGEQPHKCLDCGKSFTWRSSLVQHQRIHTGERPHKCLDCGKSFLRRSDLVKHQAVHTGERPHKCLECGKSFTWRSSLVQHQRIHTGERPHKCLDCGKNFRERSHLIKHGRIHTVSKLL from the exons ATGGTCAGCAGATATCGCTCACGCCATTCCACCCATACTGTTagctgcaggagtttccttccct caggtgctgagcgAGGGAGTGAGGCTAAGGAGGGGAATCATCATGAGAAAGTTCCTGGGGAAGTGGCGCCACAGAGGACTTTTGTGGGAAGAACCGAAGAGAAtttttcccagtgctgggagcagggagaagcCTGGGGAAATTGGCACTGGTCAGAGAGGCTTGTGGGAAACCCCCCAAGGAAGAAAGCGGACGAATCTGTGaacggtgggggaggagatgaggaTCCAACAGTGCAGCAGACAAATCCCAAGCAAGAGACACCCTGTCACTGCCTGCAGTGTGGGAAAGGATTCATTGTGAGATCACAGCTTGTGACACATCAGACAATCCATACTGGAAAGAAACTCCTTCAATGCTTGGACATTGGGGAAAGCTTCAATAACTGCTCAGATCTTAATAACCATGGGAGAagccacactggagagaaacccattcaatgccttgagtgtgggaaatgTTTCAGGTCAATGTCAGCACTATATTCACATAAGAaaagccacacaggagagagatcccataagtgcttggactgtgggaaaagtttcaagcGGAGGTCACACCTTCTAAGACATCAGGTAATCCATAcaagagagagaccccataagtgcttggactgtgggaaaagtttcaagcGGAGaacagaccttgttaaacatcaggcaatccacacaggagagagaccccataaatgcttggactgtgggaaaagtttcatagggAGGTCAAagcttgttaaacatcaggcaatccacacaggagagagaccccataactGCTTCGACTGTGGGAAAAAATTTATAATGAGGTCAGCGCTTGTTAAACATCTGGCAGTCCACCTAGGacagagaccccataagtgcttggactgtgggaaatgtTTCACATGGAGATCATCCCTTGCtacacatcaggcaatccacacaggagagagaccccacaagtgcttggaatgcgggaaaagtttcatacacagGTCAAagcttgttaaacatcaggcaatccacacaggaaagAGACCCTACAAGTGCtcagagtgtgggaaaagtttcacatgtAGATTAACCTTTGTTTATCATCAGgctatccacacaggagagagaccccataagtgcttgaactgtgggaaaagtttcatacgaagGTCAGAATTTGTttatcatcaggcaatccacacaggcgAGAGACTCCACAAGTGCTTGgtgtgtgggaaaagtttcacacgtAGCTTAAATTTTGTTAATCATCAGActatccacacaggagagagaccccataagtgcttggactgtgggaaaagtttcctaTATAGGTCAAACCTTGTTACACATCTGGCaatgcacacaggagagagaccccacaggtgcttacattgtgggaaaagtttcaagcggaagtcagaccttgttaaacatcaggcagtccacacaggagagcaaccccataagtgcttagactgtgggaaaagtttcacatggAGATCAAGCCTGGttcaacatcagagaatccacacaggagagagaccccataagtgcttggactgtgggaaaagtttcctacggaggtcagaccttgttaaacatcaggcagtccacacaggagagcgaccccataagtgcttagagtgtgggaaaagtttcacatggAGATCAAGCCTGGttcaacatcagagaatccacacaggagagagaccccataagtgcttggactgtgggaaaaattTCAGAGAGAGATCACACCTCATTAAACATGGGAGAATTCACACAGTATCTAAACTTCTGTGA
- the LOC122172136 gene encoding zinc finger protein 883-like isoform X7, whose product MVSRYRSRHSTHTVSCRSFLPCAERGSEAKEGNHHEKVPGEVAPQRTFVGRTEENFSQCWEQGEAWGNWHWSERLVGNPPRKKADESVNGGGGDEDPTVQQTNPKQETPCHCLQCGKGFIVRSQLVTHQTIHTGKKLLQCLDIGESFNNCSDLNNHGRSHTGEKPIQCLECGKCFRSMSALYSHKKSHTGERSHKCLDCGKSFKRRSHLLRHQVIHTRERPHKCLDCGKSFKRRTDLVKHQAIHTGERPHKCLDCGKSFIGRSKLVKHQAIHTGERPHNCFDCGKKFIMRSALVKHLAVHLGQRPHKCLDCGKCFTWRSSLATHQAIHTGERPHKCLECGKSFIHRSKLVKHQAIHTGKRPYKCSECGKSFTCRLTFVYHQAIHTGERPHKCLNCGKSFIRRSEFVYHQAIHTGERLHKCLVCGKSFTRSLNFVNHQTIHTGERPHKCLDCGKSFLYRSNLVTHLAMHTGERPHRCLHCGKSFKRKSDLVKHQAVHTGEQPHKCLDCGKSFTWRSSLVQHQRIHTGERPHKCLDCGKSFLRRSDLVKHQAVHTGERPHKCLECGKSFTWRSSLVQHQRIHTGERPHKCLDCGKNFRERSHLIKHGRIHTVSKLL is encoded by the exons ATGGTCAGCAGATATCGCTCACGCCATTCCACCCATACTGTTagctgcaggagtttccttccct gtgctgagcgAGGGAGTGAGGCTAAGGAGGGGAATCATCATGAGAAAGTTCCTGGGGAAGTGGCGCCACAGAGGACTTTTGTGGGAAGAACCGAAGAGAAtttttcccagtgctgggagcagggagaagcCTGGGGAAATTGGCACTGGTCAGAGAGGCTTGTGGGAAACCCCCCAAGGAAGAAAGCGGACGAATCTGTGaacggtgggggaggagatgaggaTCCAACAGTGCAGCAGACAAATCCCAAGCAAGAGACACCCTGTCACTGCCTGCAGTGTGGGAAAGGATTCATTGTGAGATCACAGCTTGTGACACATCAGACAATCCATACTGGAAAGAAACTCCTTCAATGCTTGGACATTGGGGAAAGCTTCAATAACTGCTCAGATCTTAATAACCATGGGAGAagccacactggagagaaacccattcaatgccttgagtgtgggaaatgTTTCAGGTCAATGTCAGCACTATATTCACATAAGAaaagccacacaggagagagatcccataagtgcttggactgtgggaaaagtttcaagcGGAGGTCACACCTTCTAAGACATCAGGTAATCCATAcaagagagagaccccataagtgcttggactgtgggaaaagtttcaagcGGAGaacagaccttgttaaacatcaggcaatccacacaggagagagaccccataaatgcttggactgtgggaaaagtttcatagggAGGTCAAagcttgttaaacatcaggcaatccacacaggagagagaccccataactGCTTCGACTGTGGGAAAAAATTTATAATGAGGTCAGCGCTTGTTAAACATCTGGCAGTCCACCTAGGacagagaccccataagtgcttggactgtgggaaatgtTTCACATGGAGATCATCCCTTGCtacacatcaggcaatccacacaggagagagaccccacaagtgcttggaatgcgggaaaagtttcatacacagGTCAAagcttgttaaacatcaggcaatccacacaggaaagAGACCCTACAAGTGCtcagagtgtgggaaaagtttcacatgtAGATTAACCTTTGTTTATCATCAGgctatccacacaggagagagaccccataagtgcttgaactgtgggaaaagtttcatacgaagGTCAGAATTTGTttatcatcaggcaatccacacaggcgAGAGACTCCACAAGTGCTTGgtgtgtgggaaaagtttcacacgtAGCTTAAATTTTGTTAATCATCAGActatccacacaggagagagaccccataagtgcttggactgtgggaaaagtttcctaTATAGGTCAAACCTTGTTACACATCTGGCaatgcacacaggagagagaccccacaggtgcttacattgtgggaaaagtttcaagcggaagtcagaccttgttaaacatcaggcagtccacacaggagagcaaccccataagtgcttagactgtgggaaaagtttcacatggAGATCAAGCCTGGttcaacatcagagaatccacacaggagagagaccccataagtgcttggactgtgggaaaagtttcctacggaggtcagaccttgttaaacatcaggcagtccacacaggagagcgaccccataagtgcttagagtgtgggaaaagtttcacatggAGATCAAGCCTGGttcaacatcagagaatccacacaggagagagaccccataagtgcttggactgtgggaaaaattTCAGAGAGAGATCACACCTCATTAAACATGGGAGAATTCACACAGTATCTAAACTTCTGTGA
- the LOC122172136 gene encoding zinc finger protein 883-like isoform X8 — protein sequence MQPHSTMTPVWIVSLPAGAERGSEAKEGNHHEKVPGEVAPQRTFVGRTEENFSQCWEQGEAWGNWHWSERLVGNPPRKKADESVNGGGGDEDPTVQQTNPKQETPCHCLQCGKGFIVRSQLVTHQTIHTGKKLLQCLDIGESFNNCSDLNNHGRSHTGEKPIQCLECGKCFRSMSALYSHKKSHTGERSHKCLDCGKSFKRRSHLLRHQVIHTRERPHKCLDCGKSFKRRTDLVKHQAIHTGERPHKCLDCGKSFIGRSKLVKHQAIHTGERPHNCFDCGKKFIMRSALVKHLAVHLGQRPHKCLDCGKCFTWRSSLATHQAIHTGERPHKCLECGKSFIHRSKLVKHQAIHTGKRPYKCSECGKSFTCRLTFVYHQAIHTGERPHKCLNCGKSFIRRSEFVYHQAIHTGERLHKCLVCGKSFTRSLNFVNHQTIHTGERPHKCLDCGKSFLYRSNLVTHLAMHTGERPHRCLHCGKSFKRKSDLVKHQAVHTGEQPHKCLDCGKSFTWRSSLVQHQRIHTGERPHKCLDCGKSFLRRSDLVKHQAVHTGERPHKCLECGKSFTWRSSLVQHQRIHTGERPHKCLDCGKNFRERSHLIKHGRIHTVSKLL from the exons ATGCAACCacacag cacaatgactcctgtctggattgtctctctcccagcaggtgctgagcgAGGGAGTGAGGCTAAGGAGGGGAATCATCATGAGAAAGTTCCTGGGGAAGTGGCGCCACAGAGGACTTTTGTGGGAAGAACCGAAGAGAAtttttcccagtgctgggagcagggagaagcCTGGGGAAATTGGCACTGGTCAGAGAGGCTTGTGGGAAACCCCCCAAGGAAGAAAGCGGACGAATCTGTGaacggtgggggaggagatgaggaTCCAACAGTGCAGCAGACAAATCCCAAGCAAGAGACACCCTGTCACTGCCTGCAGTGTGGGAAAGGATTCATTGTGAGATCACAGCTTGTGACACATCAGACAATCCATACTGGAAAGAAACTCCTTCAATGCTTGGACATTGGGGAAAGCTTCAATAACTGCTCAGATCTTAATAACCATGGGAGAagccacactggagagaaacccattcaatgccttgagtgtgggaaatgTTTCAGGTCAATGTCAGCACTATATTCACATAAGAaaagccacacaggagagagatcccataagtgcttggactgtgggaaaagtttcaagcGGAGGTCACACCTTCTAAGACATCAGGTAATCCATAcaagagagagaccccataagtgcttggactgtgggaaaagtttcaagcGGAGaacagaccttgttaaacatcaggcaatccacacaggagagagaccccataaatgcttggactgtgggaaaagtttcatagggAGGTCAAagcttgttaaacatcaggcaatccacacaggagagagaccccataactGCTTCGACTGTGGGAAAAAATTTATAATGAGGTCAGCGCTTGTTAAACATCTGGCAGTCCACCTAGGacagagaccccataagtgcttggactgtgggaaatgtTTCACATGGAGATCATCCCTTGCtacacatcaggcaatccacacaggagagagaccccacaagtgcttggaatgcgggaaaagtttcatacacagGTCAAagcttgttaaacatcaggcaatccacacaggaaagAGACCCTACAAGTGCtcagagtgtgggaaaagtttcacatgtAGATTAACCTTTGTTTATCATCAGgctatccacacaggagagagaccccataagtgcttgaactgtgggaaaagtttcatacgaagGTCAGAATTTGTttatcatcaggcaatccacacaggcgAGAGACTCCACAAGTGCTTGgtgtgtgggaaaagtttcacacgtAGCTTAAATTTTGTTAATCATCAGActatccacacaggagagagaccccataagtgcttggactgtgggaaaagtttcctaTATAGGTCAAACCTTGTTACACATCTGGCaatgcacacaggagagagaccccacaggtgcttacattgtgggaaaagtttcaagcggaagtcagaccttgttaaacatcaggcagtccacacaggagagcaaccccataagtgcttagactgtgggaaaagtttcacatggAGATCAAGCCTGGttcaacatcagagaatccacacaggagagagaccccataagtgcttggactgtgggaaaagtttcctacggaggtcagaccttgttaaacatcaggcagtccacacaggagagcgaccccataagtgcttagagtgtgggaaaagtttcacatggAGATCAAGCCTGGttcaacatcagagaatccacacaggagagagaccccataagtgcttggactgtgggaaaaattTCAGAGAGAGATCACACCTCATTAAACATGGGAGAATTCACACAGTATCTAAACTTCTGTGA